In Sulfitobacter pacificus, one DNA window encodes the following:
- a CDS encoding MotA/TolQ/ExbB proton channel family protein → MSYDLGSLGAGGIIIVVLGLLSALSLTLILVKIVQLLPARSGAAQREQAISLWAKGEKDQAQDVVKNGKSPADRVMIYAMKSLAGGFTGSTLHSELLRRGNEEFARMNSLIRVLELIAMISPLLGLLGTVMGMIQSFQALEMAEGAANASILAGGIWQALLTTAVGLLVAIPAAVGATLLSARAESAAQMIENSVGRLMLVEEDPNAA, encoded by the coding sequence GTGTCATATGATCTGGGATCATTGGGGGCGGGCGGCATTATCATTGTGGTGTTGGGGCTGCTCTCGGCCCTGTCGCTCACACTGATCCTCGTCAAAATTGTGCAACTCCTGCCCGCGCGATCAGGCGCGGCACAGCGGGAACAGGCGATTTCCCTTTGGGCAAAGGGTGAAAAAGATCAGGCGCAAGACGTTGTAAAAAATGGAAAAAGCCCAGCAGATCGGGTGATGATCTATGCAATGAAATCACTTGCAGGCGGGTTTACCGGGTCCACATTGCACAGCGAACTCCTGCGCCGTGGCAATGAAGAATTTGCCAGAATGAACAGTCTGATCCGGGTGCTGGAGCTGATCGCGATGATCAGCCCGCTGCTGGGGCTGCTTGGTACCGTGATGGGAATGATCCAGTCGTTTCAGGCGCTGGAAATGGCCGAAGGTGCGGCCAATGCGTCGATCCTTGCCGGCGGTATCTGGCAGGCGCTTCTGACCACCGCTGTTGGGCTGCTTGTTGCAATTCCGGCAGCTGTTGGCGCGACACTGTTGTCAGCCCGTGCAGAAAGTGCCGCACAGATGATCGAAAATTCAGTGGGCCGGTTGATGTTGGTTGAGGAAGACCCGAACGCCGCCTGA
- a CDS encoding ExbD/TolR family protein — MSDAPALTLRRPRPAPALISLVAMIDVLLILLVFFMVTSTYLNLDMIPAVSQDSGARQITDGERAQPLLVRIGADGQPVIQGKPMSLEQFDALIRSRLNTEPTLPVMILPTGVARTQALVSVMDAATKAGARQVRVIRLEARP; from the coding sequence ATGAGTGACGCCCCTGCCCTGACCCTCAGACGCCCGCGCCCGGCACCTGCGCTGATCTCATTGGTGGCGATGATCGATGTCCTGTTGATATTACTGGTGTTTTTCATGGTCACCTCTACCTATCTGAACCTCGACATGATCCCCGCGGTTTCACAAGACAGTGGTGCCCGTCAAATCACAGACGGGGAAAGAGCACAGCCTTTGCTGGTGCGGATTGGTGCGGACGGACAGCCGGTGATCCAGGGAAAACCCATGTCGCTTGAGCAATTTGATGCGCTTATTCGCTCTCGGTTAAATACCGAACCTACCCTGCCGGTGATGATCCTGCCCACCGGCGTGGCGCGGACACAGGCCCTTGTTTCAGTGATGGATGCAGCCACCAAAGCGGGTGCGCGGCAGGTGCGGGTGATCCGCCTTGAGGCACGCCCATGA
- a CDS encoding ExbD/TolR family protein, with protein MRLTRPAQRQAPETIIALIDVVFFLLVFFMLIGRMDATAPFDVTPPIAATGTDMPAGGVTLSVSATGDTAVDGAPTDAPLDLLLQRIAQNPETLVRINAHHAAELRHILPVIAALEAAGAREVALVVTPANP; from the coding sequence ATGAGGTTAACGCGCCCGGCCCAGCGACAAGCCCCCGAAACAATCATCGCCCTGATTGATGTGGTGTTTTTCCTGCTGGTCTTTTTCATGTTGATTGGCCGTATGGACGCAACGGCCCCGTTTGATGTCACCCCCCCCATCGCCGCCACCGGTACGGACATGCCAGCGGGCGGCGTCACCCTGTCGGTCAGTGCAACAGGAGACACGGCGGTTGATGGTGCCCCGACAGATGCGCCGCTGGATCTGCTGTTGCAACGCATCGCCCAAAACCCCGAAACACTGGTGCGGATCAACGCCCATCACGCGGCAGAGCTGCGCCACATCCTGCCGGTGATTGCCGCGCTAGAAGCGGCGGGCGCACGGGAGGTGGCCCTTGTTGTGACACCGGCCAACCCATGA